The following are from one region of the Zonotrichia leucophrys gambelii isolate GWCS_2022_RI chromosome 1A, RI_Zleu_2.0, whole genome shotgun sequence genome:
- the SELENOO gene encoding protein adenylyltransferase SelO, mitochondrial, translated as MASVLRSARRFGPRLLRAVSGPAMQRPEGGGGWLGALRFDNLALRSLPVDASEESGPRAVPGACFARVRPSPLQNPRLVAMSLPALALLGLEAPAADPEEAEAEAALFFSGNRVPAGAEPAAHCYCGHQFGSFAGQLGDGAAMYLGEVLGPRGERWEIQLKGAGITPFSRQADGRKVLRSSIREFLCSEAMFHLGIPTTRAGTCVTSDSRVLRDIFYDGNPKHERCTVVLRIASTFIRFGSFEIFKPPDEYTGRKGPSVNRNDIRIQMLDYVISTFYPEIQEAHSDNTVQRNAAFFKEVTRRTARLVAEWQCVGFCHGVLNTDNMSIVGLTIDYGPFGFMDRYDPEHVCNGSDNTGRYAYNKQPEICKWNLGKLAEALVPELPLEISQLILEEEYDAEFEKHYLQKMRKKLGLIQLELEEDSKLVSELLETMHLTAGDFTNIFYLLSSFSVDIDPSKFEDFLEELTSQCASVEELKVVFKPQMDPRQLSMMLMLAQSNPQLLALIGTKANINKELERIEQFSKLQQLTADDLLSRNKRHWKEWLEKYRVRLQKEIESVGNADAWNTERVKVMNSNNPKYILRNYIAQNAIEAAENGDFSEVRKVLKLLEHPFQEAEGFQEVKEDAEEEGAAAAAACSQESRSKQSYCSKPPLWASELCVTUSS; from the exons ATGGCCTCGGTGCTGCGCAGCGCCCGCCGTTTCGGCCCGCGGCTGCTGCGGGCGGTGTCGGGCCCGGCCATGCAGCGGCCCGAGGGCGGCGGGGGCTGGCTGGGCGCGCTGCGCTTCGATAACCTGGCTCTGCGCTCGCTGCCCGTGGACGCCTCTGAGGAGAGCGGCCCGCGGGCCGTGCCCGGCGCCTGCTTCGCTCGGGTGCGGCCCAGCCCGCTGCAGAACCCGCGGCTCGTGGCCATGTCGCTGCCGGCGCTggcgctgctggggctggaggcgCCCGCGGCCGACCCGGAGGAGGCCGAGGCCGAGGCCGCGCTGTTCTTCAGCGGGAACCGGGTGCCGGCGGGCGCGGAGCCCGCGGCTCACTGCTACTGCGGGCACCAGTTCGGCAGCTTCGCGGGGCAGCTGGGCGACGGCGCCGCCATGTACCTGGGCGAGGTGCTGGGCCCGCGGGGCGAGCGCTGGGAGATCCAGCTCAAGGGCGCCGGCATCACCCCCTTTTCCCG GCAGGCGGATGGGCGGAAGGTGCTGCGCTCCAGCATCCGCGAGTTCCTGTGCAGCGAGGCCATGTTCCACCTGGGGATCCCGACCACCCGTGCCGGCACCTGCGTCACCTCCGACTCCAGAGTCCTTCGGGACATCTTTTATGATGGGAACCCAAAACATGAAAGGTGTACAGTCGTTCTGAGAATAGCCTCTACATTTATAAG gTTTGGctcttttgaaatttttaagcCCCCTGATGAGTACACAGGACGCAAGGGTCCCAGCGTGAACCGAAATGACATTCGAATACAGATGCTCGATTATGTGATCAGCACTTTCTACCCAGAAATCCAGGAGGCTCATTCAGACAACACTGTTCAGAGGAATGCTGCTTTCTTCAAAGAG GTCACCAGGCGCACGGCGAGGCTGGTTGCGGAGTGGCAGTGTGTGGGGTTTTGCCATGGCGTGCTGAATACAGATAACATGAGCATTGTTGGACTGACCATTGACTATGGCCCTTTTGGCTTTATGGACAG GTATGACCCTGAGCATGTGTGCAATGGTTCTGATAACACAGGGCGCTATGCCTACAACAAACAGCCTGAGATTTGCAAGTGGAACCTGGGGAAACTTGCTGAAGCTTTAGTTCCAGAGCTGCCCTTGGAAATAAGCCAACTCATCCTGGAGGAGGAATATGATGCAGAATTTGAGAAACACTATTTGcagaagatgagaaaaaaactAGGCCTAATCCAACTGGAATTAGAAGAAGATAGCAAGCTGGTGTCTGAACTGCTTGAAACCATGCATCTCACAG ctggagacttcacaaatattttttacttgCTGAGTTCATTCTCAGTAGACATTGATCCTTCAAAATTTGAAGATTTCTTAGAAGAGCTTACAAGTCAGTGTGCTTCTGTGGAAGAGTTGAAAGTTGTTTTTAAACCACAGATGGATCCAAG ACAGCTGTCAATGATGCTGATGTTGGCTCAGTCTAACCCTCAGCTGTTAGCATTAATTGGAACAAAAGCTAATATAAATAAAGAGCTGGAACGCATTGAACAGTTCTCCAAACTGCAGCAGTTAACAGCAGATGATTTGCTtagcagaaataaaagacaCTGGAAGGAATGGCTGGAGAAATACAG AGTTCGTTTGCAGAAGGAAATAGAAAGTGTTGGTAATGCTGATGCCTGGAACACTGAGCGTGTCAAAGTCATGAATTCAAACAATCCAAAATATATCTTGAGGAATTACATTGCCCAGAATGCCAtagaagcagctgaaaatggGGATTTCTCAGAG GTAAGAAAGGTACTGAAGCTCTTAGAACATCCATTCCAAGAAGCAGAAGGGTTCCAGGAGGTGAAGGAGGATGCAgaagaggagggagcagctgcagcagctgcttgttCTCAGGAGAGCAGAAGCAAACAATCCTATTGCAGCAAACCTCCACTGTGGGCTTCAGAGCTCTGCGTTACGTGATCTTCATAA